A window from Montipora capricornis isolate CH-2021 chromosome 7, ASM3666992v2, whole genome shotgun sequence encodes these proteins:
- the LOC138055982 gene encoding uncharacterized protein, which produces MESDSDSDLVEALDAFEQIGGAAPGRFVFERLPVVERRSVRLGVRERVFQLRPRQIGAFIPRQRLTDALVQGLRSALDDLINDQDIPDGDRIYIALASNRIANAYNGWGLRAGEWRAQGPRVDALLGNLSHMLNSNEQFEMDDSFTLSFVHVRGAPTGSGYKRKHLPGHQASTRLREFKRCVLRVPQDDQHLCCPRAIALARGVHQHRDDPQRRRQWTRCRGNHRRVTRAAQDLLEEVGLPPQPCGPEQLQQLVTAPSLQDYTLVVVDANRAYACFAYGRGDTLLGLLHEDGHYDALSSLPGFFGQDYFCSQCFQAYHHLGQHACRNNQAHHCGACLQNGCPDYTEAYRQYRSAQTPCILCGRSFYGDTCLQTHRSKTHAGKPADAEHPSVCATRRQCKECHRTLRSLKEIRTHRCGYRKCSCCKNDVDVHSHRCFLQVEKTPAEERRLTRQRLSFQRILNQGLAPLLENEAAGLHAFLAGDNDDDDEEEDDEEPPLHVFFDIESMQVEGRHVPNLVVAETEDDDDPPVSFQGDDCLFHFLEWLETLTENGTRPLTVIAHNFKGYDSYPVIDELHRQKRDLDQIRNGGKVLQLTYPHEDTTIRFIDSLSFFQMPLSDFPKTFGLTELKKGYFPHLINTPDHQAYVGRLPDKAFYMPDGMSVKKRRDFDTWYDDQAAREVVFDFQAELLAYCQSDVKLLKQGCLTFMRDFQARAEFNPFEQMTVASACNRYLRMHCMEEDSIASEPPLGWRGRVNHSQASMEWLTWCEHHLRQRAYLALSPEEHEDHEALARAYGQYDAHHPLHRQRIQHARNEGEYRLPGTRYTVDGYDADTKTIYEFYGCFWHGCRTCHPQRTDVHPTLLDRSMDEVRALVDKKRTFLINRGYQVVTMWECTWNTLKQTNQDIKDFLARRHLQAPLEPRDAFYGGRTNAVRLYAHVDEEKEEEIRYDDYTSLYPWVNKYGTYPLGHPTFLYEPDTTDLSPYFGLAKCTVLPPQRLYHPVLPYRSHDKLTFPLCRTCVEENISKPLLEKTHACHHTDEERVLVGTWCTPELAMAVQKGYVIQHVHEVWHFDQQRTGLFQSYVDTWLQIKEEASGWPEGCTTPDQKQAHIDAYYAREGIRLDPTKIEKNPGLRALAKMMLNSMWGKFGQRINKTQVREFTEPQPFIEFLDSDQHDVRYVSSLTEDRVEVHYKLQTHDVLPSPNLNIFIAAFTTCHARLRLYRALDHLGERVLYFDTDSVIYLHRPDDPPLDPPRGAYLGDFKDELDAGDHIVEFCSGGPKNYGYKTKNGHVVCKVRGFSLNVEGMTQLNYEVLRQNTLDELHRPLDRPRTTRVTQSHTIQRNAKTYTLETQPSHKDYRLVYSKRVLDPTTAQTYPYGYERFTEEDLDLAQILADLFRDE; this is translated from the coding sequence ATGGAAAGTGATAGTGACAGTGACTTGGTTGAAGCACTCGACGCGTTTGAACAAATTGGAGGTGCTGCTCCAGGACGTTTCGTCTTTGAAAGACTCCCTGTGGTCGAACGGCGTAGTGTCCGTCTCGGTGTTCGTGAACGCGTCTTTCAACTTCGCCCTCGACAGATTGGAGCGTTCATTCCTCGACAACGTCTCACCGATGCCCTCGTACAAGGTCTTCGTAGCGCTCTAGATGACTTAATCAACGATCAAGACATTCCCGATGGCGATCGCATTTACATCGCTCTAGCCTCCAATCGTATCGCCAATGCCTACAACGGTTGGGGACTACGGGCCGGAGAATGGCGCGCTCAAGGTCCACGCGTGGATGCCTTACTTGGGAATCTTTCCCACATGCTCAACTCGAACGAACAATTTGAGATGGACGATTCCTTCACCCTCTCCTTCGTTCACGTACGTGGGGCTCCCACTGGTTCCggttacaaaagaaaacatctACCAGGGCATCAAGCGTCGACGCGACTCAGAGAATTCAAGCGCTGTGTCTTACGCGTTCCACAGGATGATCAACATCTATGCTGTCCACGCGCCATCGCTCTGGCTCGAGGGGTCCATCAACATCGAGACGATCCCCAAAGGCGCCGACAATGGACTCGCTGTCGCGGTAACCATCGTCGCGTGACACGAGCGGCTCAAGACCTTCTAGAGGAAGTCGGTCTTCCTCCTCAACCCTGTGGTCCCGAACAACTTCAACAACTCGTCACCGCTCCCAGTCTTCAAGACTACACCCTCGTGGTCGTAGACGCCAACCGCGCTTATGCTTGCTTTGCTTACGGTCGTGGGGACACGTTGTTAGGACTCTTACACGAAGACGGTCATTACGATGCCTTGTCTTCCTTACCCGGGTTCTTCGGTCAAGATTACTTTTGCAGTCAGTGTTTCCAAGCCTACCATCATTTGGGTCAGCACGCCTGTCGCAACAATCAAGCCCATCATTGCGGCGCCTGCTTGCAAAACGGATGTCCTGATTATACCGAGGCCTATCGACAGTACCGCTCGGCTCAGACGCCCTGTATTCTCTGTGGACGTTCTTTCTACGGAGATACGTGTCTCCAAACCCATCGGTCCAAGACCCACGCTGGGAAACCCGCGGATGCTGAACATCCTTCCGTCTGTGCCACCCGTCGTCAGTGTAAAGAATGTCACCGCACGTTACGCAGTCTCAAAGAGATCCGAACTCATCGGTGCGGGTATCGGAAATGTTCGTGCTGCAAGAACGACGTCGACGTTCATTCCCATCGATGTTTCTTACAAGTCGAAAAGACTCCCGCCGAAGAACGACGCTTGACACGGCAGCGACTCTCTTTCCAAAGGATCCTGAACCAAGGACTGGCGCCTCTCTTAGAAAACGAGGCCGCTGGATTGCACGCTTTCCTGGCGGGCgataacgacgacgacgacgaggaGGAGGACGATGAGGAACCACCCTTGCACGTTTTCTTTGACATTGAGAGTATGCAAGTCGAGGGACGTCACGTGCCCAATCTGGTGGTGGCCGAGACAGAAGACGACGACGATCCTCCCGTCTCGTTCCAAGGAGACGATTGTCTCTTTCATTTTCTGGAATGGTTAGAAACACTCACCGAAAACGGAACGCGACCCCTAACAGTCATCGCTCATAATTTCAAAGGGTATGACAGTTATCCCGTCATCGACGAACTCCACCGGCAAAAGAGAGACTTGGACCAAATCCGAAACGGTGGGAAAGTGCTCCAACTCACCTACCCTCACGAAGACACGACCATACGCTTCATCGATTCGCTCTCCTTCTTCCAGATGCCGCTGAGCGATTTCCCCAAGACGTTCGGGCTCACCGAACTCAAGAAAGGATACTTTCCGCATTTGATCAATACCCCCGACCATCAAGCGTATGTAGGCCGACTTCCCGACAAAGCCTTCTACATGCCCGACGGCATGTCCGTCAAGAAACGTCGCGACTTTGATACCTGGTACGACGACCAAGCGGCACGTGAGGTCGTCTTTGATTTCCAAGCCGAACTCTTAGCCTACTGCCAATCGGACGTGAAACTCTTGAAACAAGGATGTCTCACGTTCATGCGGGATTTTCAAGCACGCGCTGAATTCAATCCCTTTGAACAAATGACCGTCGCTTCTGCCTGTAATCGCTACTTGCGTATGCACTGTATGGAAGAAGACTCCATTGCTTCCGAACCTCCCCTAGGATGGCGAGGTCGTGTCAATCATTCCCAAGCCTCTATGGAATGGTTGACGTGGTGCGAACACCATCTACGACAACGAGCCTACCTGGCCCTCTCGCCGGAAGAACACGAAGACCACGAAGCCCTAGCTCGTGCCTACGGACAGTACGACGCTCATCATCCCTTGCATCGCCAACGTATCCAGCATGCTCGGAACGAAGGCGAGTACCGCCTTCCTGGTACCCGATACACGGTCGACGGATACGATGCCGATACCAAGACCATCTACGAATTCTACGGGTGCTTCTGGCACGGATGTCGGACTTGTCATCCCCAACGCACCGACGTGCACCCGACCTTACTCGATCGATCCATGGACGAGGTCCGTGCTCTTGTCGACAAGAAACGCACGTTTCTCATCAACCGTGGGTACCAAGTGGTGACCATGTGGGAATGTACCTGGAACACCCTCAAACAAACCAACCAGGACATCAAAGACTTTCTAGCCCGTCGACACCTCCAAGCCCCCCTGGAACCACGCGACGCTTTTTACGGAGGTCGGACCAATGCCGTACGTCTCTACGCGCACGTCGACGAGGAGAAAGAGGAAGAAATCCGATACGACGATTACACGTCCTTGTATCCTTGGGTCAACAAGTACGGCACCTATCCCTTGGGACATCCCACCTTCCTCTACGAACCCGACACCACCGATCTCTCGCCTTATTTCGGTTTGGCCAAATGTACCGTCCTTCCACCCCAACGTCTCTACCATCCCGTGTTGCCTTACCGTAGTCACGACAAACTCACGTTTCCCTTATGTCGTACCTGCGTCgaagagaacatttccaaacctcttttgGAAAAGACACATGCCTGTCATCACACGGACGAAGAACGTGTCCTCGTCGGTACTTGGTGCACCCCCGAACTCGCCATGGCTGTACAGAAAGGTTACGTCATTCAACACGTTCACGAAGTATGGCATTTCGATCAGCAACGTACGGGACTTTTCCAATCCTACGTGGATACGTGGCTCCAAATCAAAGAAGAAGCCAGCGGTTGGCCCGAAGGCTGCACTACCCCGGATCAGAAACAAGCTCACATCGATGCCTACTATGCTCGGGAAGGCATTCGTCTCGATCCCACCAAAATCGAAAAGAACCCTGGACTCCGAGCCCTGGCTAAAATGATGCTCAACTCCATGTGGGGCAAGTTCGGGCAACGGATCAACAAGACTCAGGTCCGAGAATTCACCGAACCTCAACCGTTCATCGAGTTCCTCGATAGCGATCAACACGATGTCCGTTACGTCAGTTCCTTGACCGAAGACCGGGTCGAAGTCCACTACAAACTCCAAACGCACGATGTCTTGCCTTCACCCAACCTCAACATCTTCATTGCTGCCTTCACCACCTGTCATGCCAGACTCCGTCTCTATCGAGCCCTCGATCATCTCGGTGAACGCGTGCTCTACTTCGACACCGACTCGGTCATCTACCTCCATCGTCCTGACGACCCTCCTTTGGATCCGCCACGAGGTGCCTACCTGGGCGACTTCAAGGATGAACTGGATGCGGGCGATCACATTGTCGAGTTCTGCTCGGGCGGTCCTAAGAACTACGGTTACAAGACCAAGAACGGACACGTCGTATGCAAGGTCCGCGGTTTCTCCCTCAACGTTGAAGGGATGACTCAATTGAATTACGAGGTCTTGCGTCAAAACACTCTGGATGAATTACATCGTCCTCTAGACCGACCGCGTACCACCCGTGTCACGCAATCTCACACCATCCAAAGAAATGCCAAGACCTACACCTTGGAAACCCAACCTTCTCACAAAGACTACCGACTCGTCTACTCCAAACGGGTCCTGGATCCCACCACGGCCCAGACCTACCCTTACGGTTACGAACGGTTCACCGAAGAGGATCTGGATCTTGCTCAAATTTTAGCGGACCTATTTAGGGACGAGTAG